In a single window of the Caproicibacterium sp. BJN0003 genome:
- a CDS encoding sodium ion-translocating decarboxylase subunit beta, with protein MGILQGLWNSVQNMFSSSGFASNDWKNYIMIGIACILLYFAAAKRFEPLLLFPIAFGMLLVNVFPGIMAAPSSEMQPLMQYMAAHPGVNVMYPIVTMNGAEYVQVSQAGGLFYYLYQGVKLGIYPPLIFFCIGTMMDFGPLIASPKSLILGAAAQLGVFLAFIVAVLIGNLGIPGLSFTLRQAGSIGMIGAADGSTVVFVANRLAPELLGPIAVVTYFYIAFLPMIQPPIMRLLTTKEERMIVMTPLRPVSKLEKMLFPIIITILVVLLLPDAAPLVGMLMFGNLVREFGAILKLPDTIQNTLMTILVVLLGVTVGATATGKAFLNVQTLGVILLGLIAIKIGTAGGILFGKILCRATHGKINPLIGSAGVSAVPMAARVSQKVGQEENPENFLLTHAMGPNAAGIIYSAVVAGTFLSILK; from the coding sequence ATGGGGATTTTACAGGGCCTGTGGAATTCGGTTCAAAATATGTTTAGTTCTTCCGGTTTTGCCTCTAATGATTGGAAAAATTACATAATGATTGGAATTGCCTGCATATTGCTTTATTTTGCAGCAGCAAAGCGATTTGAGCCTTTACTGCTTTTTCCGATTGCATTTGGGATGCTTTTAGTCAATGTGTTTCCTGGGATTATGGCAGCACCTTCATCCGAAATGCAGCCGTTAATGCAGTATATGGCAGCACATCCCGGAGTAAACGTTATGTATCCTATCGTCACAATGAATGGTGCAGAATATGTACAGGTATCTCAAGCAGGGGGCTTGTTTTACTATCTTTATCAAGGGGTAAAGTTAGGCATCTATCCGCCGCTGATCTTTTTCTGCATTGGTACTATGATGGATTTTGGACCTTTGATTGCGAGTCCAAAGAGTCTTATTCTGGGAGCTGCAGCACAGCTTGGTGTTTTTTTAGCCTTTATCGTAGCTGTATTAATTGGAAATCTCGGAATTCCGGGCCTTTCATTTACACTTCGTCAAGCTGGTTCCATTGGAATGATTGGGGCAGCAGACGGCTCAACCGTAGTTTTTGTGGCCAATCGATTGGCACCGGAGCTTTTGGGGCCGATTGCAGTTGTTACTTATTTTTATATAGCGTTCCTCCCAATGATTCAGCCACCGATTATGCGCCTACTGACAACAAAAGAAGAGCGCATGATTGTAATGACACCGTTAAGACCTGTTTCTAAATTGGAAAAAATGTTGTTTCCAATTATTATTACAATTTTAGTTGTGCTGCTTTTGCCGGATGCGGCTCCATTGGTCGGAATGCTGATGTTTGGAAATTTGGTGCGTGAATTCGGTGCAATCTTGAAACTGCCCGATACAATTCAGAATACATTGATGACGATTCTGGTTGTACTTTTAGGTGTTACAGTTGGCGCAACAGCTACTGGAAAAGCTTTTTTGAACGTACAGACACTAGGGGTTATTTTGCTGGGGTTGATAGCTATCAAAATTGGAACAGCGGGAGGAATCCTTTTTGGAAAAATTTTGTGCCGGGCAACGCATGGAAAAATCAATCCTTTAATTGGTTCGGCAGGGGTATCAGCAGTACCGATGGCAGCGCGCGTTTCGCAGAAAGTGGGGCAGGAGGAGAATCCTGAAAACTTCCTTTTGACGCATGCTATGGGGCCGAATGCGGCCGGAATCATTTATTCTGCAGTAGTGGCCGGAACCTTTTTAAGTATTCTTAAATAA
- the thyX gene encoding FAD-dependent thymidylate synthase yields the protein MAIVTLLCYTPMPEKLVASAAKLCYSPTNIQNIQEGLDEEKTSQFVKMLADLGHDSPIEHASFTFGIEGVSRSLMAQITRHRIASFSVQSQRYVAESHFEYVIPPEIESIPEAKQEFLKAMEEDQEHYEHLTAVLKEKHEKEWLSKGFSPKQAASKAQKQSIEDARFVLPNACTTKMICTMNARSLRHFFSLRCCNRAQWEIRDVAIQMLALVKKVAPDLFAVSGPSCVRGACSEGKMSCGKAEEMRSYFKGIGEE from the coding sequence ATGGCAATCGTTACATTGCTTTGCTATACGCCTATGCCTGAAAAGCTCGTCGCCAGTGCAGCGAAACTTTGCTATTCTCCGACGAACATCCAAAATATTCAGGAAGGGCTCGACGAAGAAAAAACTTCGCAGTTTGTGAAAATGCTGGCTGATTTAGGCCATGATAGCCCAATCGAACATGCTTCTTTTACTTTTGGCATTGAAGGCGTTTCTCGTTCTCTTATGGCTCAGATCACTCGGCACCGGATTGCAAGTTTTAGTGTTCAGAGTCAAAGATATGTTGCAGAATCTCATTTTGAATATGTGATTCCGCCGGAAATCGAATCCATCCCGGAAGCAAAACAAGAATTTTTGAAAGCCATGGAAGAAGACCAGGAACATTATGAGCATCTGACAGCTGTTTTAAAAGAAAAGCATGAAAAAGAGTGGCTCTCTAAAGGATTCTCTCCGAAGCAGGCGGCTTCTAAAGCTCAAAAACAATCGATTGAAGACGCACGTTTCGTTCTTCCAAATGCCTGCACGACAAAGATGATTTGTACCATGAATGCACGCAGTCTTCGCCACTTTTTCTCTTTGCGTTGTTGTAATCGAGCACAGTGGGAGATTCGTGATGTAGCAATTCAGATGTTGGCACTTGTTAAAAAAGTTGCCCCGGATCTTTTTGCTGTTTCAGGGCCTTCTTGCGTGCGTGGAGCTTGTTCCGAGGGGAAAATGTCCTGCGGAAAAGCAGAGGAAATGCGCTCGTATTTTAAAGGAATCGGGGAAGAATAA
- a CDS encoding peptidase U32 family protein, producing MKRKSELLSPAGDFESLQEAIRYGANAVYLAGKEFGMRAASKNFGDEELIEAVRFAHAHGVKVYLTCNTIPRNEELRRIPKFLEKAQDAGVDAFIMTDFGVMEMAKKYAPKVALHISTQAGVANYATANAFYHLGASRVVLARELSIPEIKQIRAHVPEDLEIECFVHGAMCVSFSGRCLLSNYLTGRDANRGACAQPCRWKYALCEETRPGKYFPIEEDKDGTYLLNSKDMCMIDYLPQLLEAGVTSLKIEGRAKSPYYVAAVTNAYRRALEDAVNGVPLTAWAEEELHKISHREYSHGFYLGQEPGQSLGSSGYVREYEVIAVCESYENGTAVLKQRNRFFAGETADVMEPGKAPYLLPLTELYDENGEPLQNANHAEMKVLLKTTTPIAPGAFLRHKLS from the coding sequence ATGAAGAGAAAATCAGAACTCCTTTCTCCTGCAGGAGATTTTGAAAGTTTGCAGGAAGCAATTCGTTACGGGGCAAATGCTGTTTATCTTGCCGGAAAAGAATTTGGAATGCGTGCGGCGTCTAAAAATTTCGGCGACGAGGAACTAATAGAAGCGGTTCGATTTGCTCATGCACATGGGGTTAAAGTTTATCTTACCTGTAATACCATTCCAAGAAATGAGGAACTCAGACGGATTCCAAAATTTCTTGAGAAAGCACAGGATGCAGGCGTTGATGCATTTATTATGACGGATTTTGGTGTGATGGAGATGGCAAAGAAATATGCACCGAAAGTTGCACTGCATATTTCCACACAAGCCGGAGTCGCCAATTATGCAACTGCAAATGCATTTTATCATTTGGGGGCTTCGAGAGTGGTACTCGCTCGGGAACTTTCCATCCCAGAGATCAAGCAGATTCGAGCGCATGTTCCGGAAGATCTCGAAATTGAATGCTTCGTGCATGGCGCTATGTGTGTTTCTTTTTCAGGAAGATGCCTTCTTTCCAACTATTTGACCGGGAGAGATGCTAACCGTGGTGCTTGTGCACAGCCCTGCCGTTGGAAATATGCTTTATGTGAAGAAACACGTCCGGGAAAATATTTCCCGATCGAGGAAGATAAAGATGGTACGTATTTGTTGAATTCGAAGGATATGTGTATGATCGACTATCTTCCGCAACTCTTGGAAGCTGGTGTTACCAGCTTAAAAATAGAAGGGCGGGCAAAGTCTCCTTATTATGTGGCAGCTGTTACGAATGCATATCGGCGAGCTTTAGAGGATGCCGTGAATGGCGTTCCATTAACTGCATGGGCGGAAGAAGAACTTCATAAAATTAGTCACCGAGAGTATTCTCATGGCTTTTATTTGGGGCAGGAGCCCGGACAAAGTTTGGGAAGCAGTGGATATGTTCGGGAATATGAAGTAATTGCGGTCTGCGAGTCTTATGAAAATGGAACGGCGGTTTTAAAACAGAGAAACCGATTTTTTGCTGGTGAAACAGCAGATGTAATGGAACCCGGAAAAGCACCATACCTTCTTCCATTGACAGAACTTTATGACGAGAATGGAGAACCTCTCCAAAATGCAAATCATGCAGAAATGAAAGTCCTTTTAAAAACAACAACTCCAATTGCGCCCGGCGCTTTTTTACGTCATAAACTTTCATAA
- a CDS encoding GNAT family N-acetyltransferase, whose amino-acid sequence MIRFADWSMLKDLIFLWQIAFQEEKRAARFYFTNFFHPEECLVVVEEGKPVSMLQMLPGKISLRNDQKVSAQYVFACATLPEYRGRGLMKQLLSRAEQVGFERGNWYSVILPANEGLYHFYELSGYSTCFKVGKADFSYEELKKISDGFLPQNNLPDIPKLNQVRNHILREVPGSILWNKQGFWRAVRFGEVYGSHLIAQKNAYALAYAENDDCQISELMSSRSDFPQLMASVLAKMPAKTYHLRMPIGPFSQLEIPFGMGKALKEKTLSEVEGGYLGLAMD is encoded by the coding sequence ATGATTCGCTTTGCTGATTGGTCTATGCTAAAAGATTTGATTTTTCTTTGGCAGATTGCGTTTCAGGAAGAAAAAAGAGCGGCAAGATTTTATTTTACGAATTTTTTTCATCCTGAAGAATGCCTTGTAGTGGTAGAAGAGGGAAAACCGGTTTCGATGCTGCAAATGCTTCCGGGGAAAATTTCACTTCGAAATGATCAAAAGGTATCAGCTCAGTATGTCTTTGCCTGTGCGACCCTTCCGGAATATCGTGGGCGAGGGCTAATGAAGCAGCTGCTTAGTAGGGCAGAGCAGGTCGGATTTGAAAGAGGAAATTGGTACTCTGTTATTTTGCCTGCCAATGAGGGACTTTATCATTTTTATGAGCTTTCTGGTTACAGCACTTGTTTTAAAGTAGGAAAAGCGGACTTTTCATATGAAGAGTTGAAGAAAATTTCCGATGGCTTTTTGCCGCAAAATAATTTACCGGATATTCCAAAGCTCAATCAGGTTCGAAATCATATTTTGAGAGAAGTTCCGGGGTCTATACTTTGGAACAAACAGGGGTTTTGGAGAGCCGTGCGGTTCGGAGAGGTTTATGGGTCTCATTTGATTGCGCAGAAAAACGCTTATGCACTTGCTTATGCGGAAAACGATGATTGTCAGATTTCAGAGTTAATGTCCTCTCGATCGGATTTTCCGCAGCTTATGGCATCAGTGCTTGCTAAAATGCCTGCGAAGACTTATCATTTAAGAATGCCGATAGGTCCTTTTTCTCAGCTTGAAATTCCATTTGGAATGGGAAAGGCGCTGAAAGAAAAAACGCTTTCCGAAGTCGAGGGAGGATATCTTGGGTTGGCGATGGATTGA
- a CDS encoding 5-formyltetrahydrofolate cyclo-ligase: MPVKNIKALKISLRQHYREYRENLDSSQKKALDYEMHQRLWKLPAYRKSQLIFTYVSKPIEVDTHILIATALSQHKSVAVPRCIENNEMEFYEIHSFDDLTPGNFGVLEPLPEKCRKVTDLSQGLCIVPGFSFDSNGFRLGYGKGYYDRFLMKFAGNTVGLCYSACVQWNLPHGYYDRPVDVLVTEKYIRRISHEKFAGGKA, from the coding sequence ATGCCGGTGAAGAATATTAAAGCGCTGAAAATTAGTCTGCGGCAGCATTACAGGGAATACCGGGAAAATCTGGATTCTTCTCAAAAGAAGGCTTTAGACTATGAAATGCATCAGCGCTTATGGAAATTGCCCGCATATCGTAAGAGTCAATTAATTTTTACTTATGTTAGTAAACCTATTGAAGTTGATACGCATATTTTAATTGCTACGGCGCTTAGCCAGCATAAATCGGTAGCAGTTCCTCGCTGCATTGAGAACAATGAAATGGAATTTTATGAAATTCATTCATTTGATGATCTTACGCCCGGGAATTTCGGGGTGTTGGAACCGCTCCCGGAAAAATGCCGTAAAGTTACAGATCTTTCGCAGGGACTTTGTATTGTCCCTGGATTCAGCTTTGATTCGAATGGATTTCGGCTTGGCTATGGAAAAGGCTATTATGACCGTTTTTTGATGAAATTTGCAGGGAATACGGTAGGACTGTGCTATAGTGCCTGTGTACAGTGGAATTTACCGCATGGCTATTATGATCGACCGGTCGATGTGTTGGTCACAGAAAAGTATATCAGGCGCATATCACATGAAAAGTTTGCTGGAGGTAAGGCATGA
- a CDS encoding DUF2156 domain-containing protein, which translates to MLSFNYPTLEDRIWLQPILSQSGWMGSEAAFGTLFLWNHTYHSKICRHENFVFLCSGKHCCAYNFPIGENPYEGMELLIEDAKEKKIPFKMWGITQPGIEELQRDFPGRFEYDFDRNGSDYIYSTKDLITLSGRKYHSKRNHIAKFERSYAWRYEEITQDNMNDCREIAIKWKQDNDGPEAEMEALEKAFQNFEALHLQGGLIYVNEKPAAFTIGEEINAKVFLLHFEKALPYDGLYAVINHEFAQRHLEQYDYVNREEDMGLEGLRKAKLSYQPAFLLQKYAVSLKEPAK; encoded by the coding sequence ATGCTATCGTTTAATTATCCTACGTTGGAAGACCGAATATGGTTACAGCCCATTTTGTCTCAAAGCGGGTGGATGGGCAGTGAAGCAGCTTTTGGAACGCTGTTTTTGTGGAATCATACTTATCATTCGAAAATTTGTCGGCATGAAAATTTTGTTTTTCTTTGTTCTGGAAAGCATTGCTGTGCGTATAATTTTCCAATTGGGGAGAATCCCTATGAGGGAATGGAACTTTTAATTGAAGACGCAAAAGAAAAAAAGATTCCATTTAAAATGTGGGGAATTACGCAGCCAGGCATAGAAGAACTGCAGCGTGATTTTCCAGGAAGATTTGAATATGATTTTGATCGGAATGGCTCCGATTACATTTATTCTACGAAGGATTTGATCACATTATCAGGGAGAAAATATCACAGCAAGCGGAATCACATTGCTAAATTTGAGCGTTCTTACGCATGGCGTTATGAAGAGATTACTCAGGATAACATGAATGATTGCCGCGAAATTGCGATAAAATGGAAACAGGATAATGATGGACCTGAAGCAGAGATGGAAGCTTTGGAAAAAGCATTTCAAAATTTTGAGGCGCTTCATTTGCAAGGTGGATTGATTTATGTAAATGAAAAGCCAGCTGCTTTTACGATTGGAGAAGAGATCAACGCCAAAGTGTTTTTGCTGCATTTTGAAAAAGCACTTCCATACGATGGCCTTTATGCAGTGATTAATCATGAATTTGCCCAACGTCATTTGGAACAATACGATTATGTAAACCGTGAGGAAGATATGGGATTAGAAGGCTTGAGGAAAGCAAAGCTTTCTTATCAACCAGCCTTTTTACTGCAGAAATATGCAGTATCGTTAAAGGAGCCCGCAAAATGA
- a CDS encoding dTMP kinase, with the protein MAGKLIAIEGLDGSGKETQTKLLCEALSSRKIVFQKISFPDYESPSSSLVKMYLNGDFGNQPGDVNAYAASSFYAVDRFASYRRYWKKAYDRGDLIIADRYTTSNLVFQLPKVEKEKWGEFLKWLEDYEYEKLGLPKPNLTFYLEMPEEVSEQLLNERYHGDESQKDIHEKDCSFQHACRESAAFAAQTLQWQIIHCVENGRLRTPEEIHREMTQKIDKEFSAYAIV; encoded by the coding sequence TTGGCTGGAAAACTGATTGCAATAGAAGGCCTGGATGGAAGCGGAAAAGAAACACAGACAAAGCTTCTTTGCGAAGCCCTGTCTTCCCGGAAAATAGTATTTCAGAAGATTTCTTTTCCAGACTATGAGAGTCCTTCCTCGTCTCTTGTAAAGATGTATCTTAACGGTGATTTTGGAAATCAACCGGGAGATGTCAATGCTTATGCGGCTTCGTCTTTTTATGCGGTAGACCGGTTTGCTTCTTATAGGCGTTATTGGAAAAAAGCGTATGATCGGGGGGACCTGATCATTGCGGATCGGTATACAACCAGCAACCTGGTTTTTCAGCTTCCGAAAGTTGAAAAAGAAAAATGGGGCGAATTTCTTAAATGGCTGGAAGACTATGAATATGAAAAATTAGGACTGCCGAAGCCGAATCTGACTTTTTATTTGGAAATGCCCGAAGAAGTATCAGAGCAGCTTTTAAATGAGAGATATCATGGGGATGAAAGCCAAAAAGATATCCATGAGAAAGATTGTTCTTTTCAGCATGCCTGCCGTGAGTCAGCTGCGTTTGCGGCTCAGACTCTTCAGTGGCAGATTATACATTGTGTGGAAAACGGCCGCTTGCGTACTCCGGAAGAAATTCACCGCGAGATGACCCAAAAGATAGATAAGGAGTTTTCAGCATATGCTATCGTTTAA
- a CDS encoding ATP-dependent helicase has product MSKSREQLRKEFLEKQFSRMNDRQKEAVFCVKGPLLILAGAGSGKTTVLVNRIANLIRFGNAYHSDWFQRSFTEEEEKTLASALENGEEVPQTIQSHLAAESCYPYQILAITFTNKAAGELKNRLMSMLGEDGNEIWASTFHSTCARILRRYGDKIGYSNHFTIYDTDDSKRLMKECLKELHIDEKILPIKTVLNQISHAKDSVIPPQDYLKAAGNDNRLLSIGKAYELYQRRLKEANAMDFDDLICNAVKLFSEHSDVLEYYQNKFRYIMVDEYQDTNHAQYLLINLLAQKNQNLCVVGDDDQSIYKFRGATIENIMSFEKTFPNAKVIRLEQNYRSTQTILNAANAVISNNTERKGKTLWTKNPAGSLVHVHSALSEQDEADYISKEILDGVAKERKFSDYAILYRMNSQSSTLERHFVKSGIPYRIIGGLRFYERKEIRDMISYLSVINNPNDEIRLRRIINQPKRSIGDKTIAQAAEIAAALDQSLFSVISNADQYPSLSRSAPKLQQFSAMMNELIPAAKDPQIGLKELYELMLDKTDYIASLKVGVEEGAQERLENINELSSNLQQYEEDNGEEASLEGFLEEVSLMTDIDNYDGEADSVVMMTMHSAKGLEFPIVFLPGFEEGIFPGMQAIYNPHEIEEERRLAYVAITRAKEELYILHANSRMIFGTTQRNRPSRFLEEIPAELTEKTESRSWKKPEEGTSLPISRKDSQRADTVASRKFGPSQSLKSHPTGVTFAPGDSVRHKTFGHGMVLSVAPMGNDMLLEIAFDSIGTKKLMANFARLTKE; this is encoded by the coding sequence ATGAGTAAAAGTAGGGAACAATTAAGAAAAGAATTTTTGGAAAAACAGTTTTCAAGGATGAATGATCGACAGAAAGAGGCGGTCTTTTGCGTAAAAGGACCACTCTTAATTCTAGCGGGAGCAGGCAGCGGAAAGACGACTGTTTTGGTCAACCGAATTGCTAATTTGATTCGGTTTGGAAACGCATATCACAGTGACTGGTTTCAGCGGTCTTTTACAGAAGAAGAGGAGAAAACGCTCGCTTCTGCGCTGGAAAATGGAGAAGAGGTTCCGCAGACAATTCAGTCTCATCTGGCAGCTGAATCATGCTATCCGTACCAGATCCTGGCGATTACGTTTACGAATAAAGCCGCAGGGGAACTGAAAAACAGGCTGATGTCTATGCTTGGAGAAGACGGAAATGAAATTTGGGCCAGCACGTTTCATTCAACCTGTGCGAGAATTTTGCGCCGTTATGGCGATAAAATCGGATATAGCAATCATTTTACGATTTATGATACCGACGATAGTAAACGTTTGATGAAAGAGTGCCTAAAAGAGCTTCATATTGATGAGAAGATTCTTCCGATTAAGACGGTCCTCAATCAGATTTCTCATGCAAAGGACAGTGTGATTCCTCCCCAAGATTACTTGAAGGCTGCCGGAAACGATAATCGTCTGCTTTCCATCGGAAAGGCGTATGAACTTTATCAGCGCCGTTTAAAGGAAGCAAATGCGATGGATTTTGATGATTTGATTTGTAATGCTGTCAAATTGTTTTCGGAACATTCAGATGTCTTGGAATATTATCAGAATAAATTTCGTTATATCATGGTGGATGAGTATCAAGATACCAACCATGCGCAGTACTTATTGATCAATTTGCTTGCACAAAAGAATCAAAATCTCTGTGTGGTCGGTGATGATGATCAGAGTATTTATAAATTTCGTGGGGCTACCATCGAAAATATTATGAGTTTTGAAAAGACTTTTCCAAATGCCAAGGTAATTCGTCTGGAACAGAATTATCGTTCTACACAAACTATTTTGAATGCAGCAAATGCGGTTATTTCCAATAATACCGAAAGAAAAGGAAAAACTCTTTGGACAAAAAATCCTGCCGGGAGTTTGGTCCATGTACATTCCGCTTTAAGTGAGCAGGATGAGGCGGATTACATTTCGAAAGAGATTCTGGACGGTGTTGCAAAAGAAAGAAAATTCAGCGATTATGCGATCCTTTATCGTATGAACTCGCAGTCCAGTACGCTGGAACGTCATTTCGTAAAATCGGGGATTCCTTACCGGATTATTGGAGGGCTTCGCTTCTATGAACGCAAGGAAATTCGCGATATGATTTCTTACCTAAGCGTAATCAATAATCCAAATGATGAAATTCGTTTGAGAAGAATTATCAATCAGCCAAAACGCAGTATCGGGGATAAAACAATTGCACAGGCAGCCGAGATTGCAGCTGCATTGGATCAGTCCCTATTTTCGGTAATTTCCAATGCAGACCAGTATCCTTCTTTAAGCAGATCGGCTCCGAAACTTCAGCAGTTTTCCGCCATGATGAATGAACTGATACCGGCAGCGAAAGATCCCCAGATTGGTCTTAAAGAACTTTATGAATTAATGTTAGACAAGACCGATTACATAGCAAGTCTGAAGGTCGGTGTAGAAGAAGGAGCACAGGAACGGCTGGAAAACATCAATGAATTAAGCTCCAATTTGCAGCAGTATGAAGAAGATAATGGAGAAGAAGCTTCTCTGGAAGGATTCCTTGAAGAAGTTTCTCTGATGACGGATATTGATAATTATGACGGAGAGGCCGATTCCGTTGTTATGATGACGATGCACTCGGCAAAAGGGCTGGAATTTCCAATCGTATTTCTGCCAGGATTTGAAGAGGGAATTTTTCCGGGCATGCAGGCAATTTATAATCCGCACGAGATCGAAGAAGAACGGCGCCTTGCTTATGTGGCGATTACCAGGGCAAAGGAAGAACTTTATATTCTGCATGCGAATAGCCGGATGATATTTGGTACCACTCAGCGGAATCGTCCCAGTCGCTTTTTGGAAGAGATCCCGGCAGAGTTGACCGAAAAGACAGAGTCAAGATCTTGGAAAAAGCCCGAAGAAGGGACATCTCTCCCGATTTCCAGAAAGGACAGTCAGAGAGCAGATACAGTAGCTTCACGAAAGTTTGGCCCTTCGCAGTCTTTGAAGAGCCATCCTACAGGTGTAACGTTTGCCCCCGGAGATTCCGTGCGCCATAAGACTTTTGGACATGGAATGGTATTGTCTGTTGCTCCAATGGGAAATGATATGCTTCTTGAAATTGCATTTGATTCCATTGGAACAAAAAAACTGATGGCGAATTTTGCTCGTTTGACAAAAGAATAA
- the mltG gene encoding endolytic transglycosylase MltG → MNDEKEKQQKDDESLNSFSGDAAVRAEAAREAGEEKRSTQAHKRRNHQKRKENRRFFRLIWWAMIIIVSAVVAKYMLTGMNDLLAIGRSSATVTVEIPESVTEKEVSMSQDNIQNLSFQQISAAKQSNQEVTRQIAQILQKAGVINEPDFFCLYSKIRKADGSYRNGSFEVKTDLDYEGIINTIQSTVNRKDIVKVTVPEGLNAMELGTLLEQNGICKQEDFLKELNTDAFDSSYTMINDLNGISGKYYKLEGYLFPDTYQFYQNEDVQNIVQKMLQNANSQFTQQLQDEAKNQGYTWDQIITLASIIQAESANEEDMYNVSSVLHNRLSSGKSLNIYTLDCDSTKYYPYRTKDDVPEDQRNTYLSNYNTYQLRGLPAGAVCNPGLKAIQAALQPNKTSYYYFCHNQTTGQAYYASTYAEHQANLRTAGLL, encoded by the coding sequence ATGAACGACGAGAAAGAGAAACAGCAGAAGGATGATGAATCTCTGAATAGTTTCAGTGGAGATGCAGCCGTCCGTGCAGAAGCGGCCAGAGAGGCCGGCGAAGAAAAGCGGTCTACACAAGCACATAAAAGACGAAATCATCAGAAACGGAAGGAAAATCGCCGCTTTTTCCGCTTGATCTGGTGGGCCATGATTATTATTGTCAGCGCAGTTGTTGCAAAATATATGCTGACCGGAATGAATGATCTTCTTGCAATCGGAAGAAGTTCAGCAACCGTGACGGTCGAAATTCCGGAATCTGTGACGGAAAAAGAAGTTTCCATGTCACAAGATAATATTCAGAATTTATCTTTTCAGCAAATTTCTGCTGCAAAACAGAGTAATCAAGAAGTAACCCGTCAAATTGCTCAAATCCTACAGAAAGCCGGTGTGATTAACGAACCGGATTTCTTCTGTTTATATTCGAAAATCAGAAAAGCTGACGGTAGTTACCGAAATGGTTCTTTTGAGGTAAAAACAGATTTGGATTATGAGGGAATCATTAATACAATTCAGTCCACGGTAAACCGGAAGGATATCGTAAAAGTGACGGTCCCAGAAGGGCTCAATGCAATGGAATTGGGGACTTTATTGGAACAAAACGGAATTTGTAAGCAGGAAGATTTTTTGAAAGAACTAAATACCGATGCTTTTGACTCCAGCTATACGATGATTAATGATTTAAACGGGATTTCTGGAAAATATTATAAATTGGAGGGCTATCTTTTCCCAGATACCTATCAATTTTATCAAAATGAAGATGTTCAGAACATTGTGCAAAAGATGCTGCAGAATGCAAACAGTCAATTTACGCAGCAGCTGCAGGATGAGGCAAAAAATCAGGGGTATACATGGGACCAGATTATTACATTGGCTTCGATTATCCAAGCGGAATCTGCAAATGAAGAGGACATGTATAATGTTTCCTCTGTCCTCCACAACCGTTTGAGCTCCGGTAAATCGCTGAATATCTATACACTGGACTGCGATTCGACGAAATACTATCCTTACCGGACAAAAGATGATGTTCCAGAAGATCAACGTAACACCTATCTAAGTAATTACAACACTTATCAGCTGCGGGGACTGCCTGCGGGCGCTGTGTGTAACCCGGGACTAAAAGCAATTCAAGCAGCTTTGCAGCCTAACAAGACCTCTTATTATTATTTCTGCCATAATCAGACAACAGGACAAGCCTATTATGCTTCCACTTATGCAGAGCATCAGGCAAATCTCCGGACCGCGGGGCTGCTCTAA
- a CDS encoding DJ-1 family glyoxalase III, with protein sequence MILLFLADGFEETEALVPVDLLRRTKSEIKMVGVGKKQVTGSHGISVMTDITTEELAPYSDSTEMVILPGGMPGTLNLEASKEVKKAVLNAFQKGSFIAAICAAPSILGHWGLLKNHTAVCYPGYEKDLGCKIGSQSVVCSGQFITAKGAGVALDFSFQLIEALCGSKKALDIKKSIQCR encoded by the coding sequence ATGATTCTTCTTTTTTTGGCGGATGGATTTGAAGAAACGGAAGCATTGGTACCGGTAGATTTGCTGCGTCGTACAAAAAGTGAAATTAAAATGGTTGGCGTTGGAAAAAAACAGGTTACAGGTTCCCATGGAATTTCTGTTATGACCGATATAACAACGGAAGAACTAGCTCCATATTCCGATTCGACAGAAATGGTCATTCTTCCCGGGGGAATGCCGGGGACACTCAATTTGGAAGCATCTAAAGAAGTTAAAAAAGCCGTGCTGAATGCTTTTCAGAAAGGGAGTTTTATTGCTGCAATTTGTGCCGCACCATCTATCTTAGGACATTGGGGCCTTTTGAAAAATCATACGGCGGTCTGTTATCCGGGCTACGAAAAAGATCTGGGTTGCAAAATTGGCAGTCAATCTGTGGTGTGCAGTGGGCAGTTCATCACGGCAAAAGGTGCTGGGGTTGCTCTTGATTTTTCGTTCCAGCTGATCGAAGCTCTTTGCGGGAGCAAAAAAGCTCTCGACATTAAAAAATCAATTCAATGCCGGTGA